A window of the Planococcus citri chromosome 4, ihPlaCitr1.1, whole genome shotgun sequence genome harbors these coding sequences:
- the LOC135843340 gene encoding zinc finger protein 3-like, giving the protein MTMHNFSEPYEIEELLKKDKDVGNSINISNPTLDKNTSKNAIYSSVFQNDTTTDASNKQFCRNFRDITSNYDDDVPTKAKKLELKRKLKVKQSQQQTKCSRFEIFKLRKRCSHLEDTVAKLRKRIKRLDERCNVVPAEIDRNIAENTRHQIVTIYYSEKQDNSSCITEALPTKHYEKEAYEERIDEDDQFPNLNALSSPKKLEDGGSCNAEVQYQQRFEDDPTSEDLQNCFSDPTKAADCVFFNVILDDNEVVSDISVNSQINYQLHRSYTVTSSNNEHFDKAHVGQTQRMEQEQMTTQRPNCNDELNVCQRNGQASSSAGYSKPREKGVEGRSTRSIKKKKELPNVAITIQTSDSIPKKVRGVLMQDSPPYRCNICDKTYSSKSSWRWHQQKHILKPFLCPKCKKSFAKESCLIAHQATHTEMKPYKCEICGARFKHNHTKLKHERYMHTEVACFECAVCGKMFNHRTSIIQHLRVHSDKKPFRCQTCGTSFPSKSQLVSHQRMHSKEKNFKCGICNQRFKYVHNKTKHERLHVEGSRFECALCGRKYRTKSNLARHIHISFGCS; this is encoded by the exons ATGACAATGCATAATTTCAGTGAGCCTTACGAAATTGAAGAGCTATTAAAGAAAGATAAAGACGTAGGCAATTCTATCAACATTTCTAACCCAACGTTGGATAAAAATACATCGAAAAATGCGATATACAGCTCTGTCTTTCAAA ATGATACTACCACCGATGCTTCAAATAAGCAATTCTGCAGGAATTTTAGAGACATCACGAGTAATTATGACGATGACGTTCCTACCAAggcaaaaaaattggagttgaagAGAAAACTCAAAGTTAAACAGAGTCAACAGCAAACAAAATGTtctcgatttgaaattttcaaattaagaaaACGATGTTCTCATCTCGAAGATACTGTAgccaaattgagaaaaagaatCAAGCGActggacgagagatgcaatg ttgtGCCAGCAGAAATCGACAGAAACATAGCAGAAAATACTCGCCACCAAATAGTGACCATTTATTATTCAGAAAAACAGGACAACAGCTCTTGTATTACGGAGGCACTGCCTACAAAACATTACGAAAAAG AAGCGTATGAGGAACGTATTGATGAAGAtgatcaatttccaaatttgaacgcTCTcagctccccaaaaaaattagaGGATGGCGGTAGTTGCAACGCAGAAGTTCAATATCAACAACGTTTTGAAGATG ATCCCACCTCAGAAGATTTACAGAACTGTTTTTCTGATCCGACGAAAGCGGCCGATTGTGTGTTCTTCAACGTAATACTCGACGACAATGAGGTTGTCAGTGATATTTCTGTCAATTCTCAAATTAACTATCAGTT ACATAGGAGTTATACCGTTACCAGTTCAAATAATGAACATTTCGATAAAGCTCACGTGGGGCAAACACAGCGGATGGAACAAGAGCAAATGACAACCCAACGACCAAACTGTAATGATGAGCTAAATGTGTGCCAG cgCAATGGACAGGCCTCTTCTTCAGCTGGGTACTCAAAACCTCGAGAAAAAGGAGTTGAGGGACGGTCTACTCGCtctattaaaaagaaaaaagaactcCCTAACGTAGCTATCACGATACAAACCTCCGACAGCATTCCAAAAAAG GTACGAGGAGTATTGATGCAGGATTCACCTCCATACCGTTGCAATATTTGCGATAAAACGTATTCCAGTAAATCTTCTTGGAGATGGCATCagcaaaaacatattttgaagcCATTCCTGTGTccgaaatgtaaaaaatcattCGCTAAAGAATCCTGCCTCATTGCCCATCAAGCAACTCATACTGAAATGAAACCTTACAAATGCGAAATTTGCGGCGCACGATTCAAGCACAATCATACTAAATTAAAGCACGAACGATATATGCATACAGAGGTCGCTTGTTTCGAATGTGCTGTTTGTGGGAAAATGTTCAACCATAGGACTTCTATCATTCAGCACTTGCGAGTACATTCTGATAAAAAACCGTTTCGTTGCCAAACCTGTGGCACAAGCTTTCCTTCCAAAAGCCAACTTGTTTCACATCAAAGGATGCAtagtaaagaaaaaaacttcaaatgcgGCATATGTAACCAGCGATTTAAATACGTACATAATAAAACAAAGCATGAACGTTTACATGTGGAGGGCTCTCGTTTCGAATGCGCCTTATGCGGCAGAAAATATCGCACGAAAAGTAATCTAGCCCGTCACATACACATATCGTTTGGTTGCAGTTAG
- the LOC135843341 gene encoding uncharacterized protein LOC135843341 encodes METESDELFKKDKDVCIVCGYVSANEFFSFPSDIDTRQKWAAFCDLPFDMIKPDFRLCDQHFRIGDYSISIQLIPTSVPSRQPKGKHGCAPSINNSLQSGLNSINISNPTVNKNESKNAIYCSPVFQSNTATDASNKQFHKDFKDITSNYDDDVLPKAKKLTLKRKLKDEQSRQQTKCFRSEISRLRTRCSRLEDTVAEFTKRIEQLEERCFDATASTEITGNVTEVTCKANLPMFSEVECIDSLSNADAAWPEDHSKKVALVESIEKVAEDGDGYSTESSMPPLEISNDAVHILDESLEQFSDEGCSRYSTQDSLAEFIEEVTEDYCSAESFMLPLEISSDDGLHNSEEQLEQLPDEVELVETSQSIVKDVRKTNLSIFLREKSNDSRDMNATPEQKTEGDPTSIDSQNCLPDLTKATDDVNALDDDEIGNGISVSPHINHQLSDIAASSNNEQFDKAHVRQTLRVELVRVTTQQPNCNDELNASQHNRQASPSARCSKRRKNGGESRITRSPGSPKKKKDLPSVATTIPTSDSVPKKVRGALIQDSTAYCCDVCDKTFSVKRCWTRHQQSHLKLFQCQKCDKRFARKYHLNRHQTTHTETRPYKCDICDARFKNNYDKLRHQRRMHCHLFRVRYLWQTVYP; translated from the exons ATGGAAACTGAAAGTGATGAGCTATTTAAGAAAGATAAAGACGTATGCATCGTATGTGGATATGTCTCAGCCAACGAATTTTTTAG tTTTCCAAGTGATATTGACACTCGACAGAAGTGGGCTGCCTTCTGCGACTTACCCTTTGACATGATAAAACCGGATTTCCGACTTTGTGACCAACACTTCCGAATTGGTGATTACTCAATCTCGATTCAATTGATACCGACGAGTGTTCCTTCAAGGCAACCAAAAGGGAAACATGGCTGCGCACCTTCAATTAACAACAGTTTACAATCTGGTCTAAATTCCATCAATATTTCCAACCCTACggtgaataaaaatgaatcgaaaaacgCGATATACTGCAGTCCTGTCTTTCAAA GTAATACTGCCACCGATGCTTCAAATAAGCAATTCCACAAGGATTTTAAAGATATCACGAGTAATTATGACGATGACGTTCTTCCCaaggcaaaaaaattgacgttgAAGAGAAAACTCAAAGATGAACAGAGTCGACAGCAAACGAAATGTTTTCGATCTGAAATTTCCAGATTAAGAACAAGATGTTCTCGTCTCGAAGATACTGTAGCCGAGTTCACAAAAAGAATTGAGCAACTGGAGGAGAGATGCTTTG atgcgaCTGCAAGCACAGAAATTACTGGAAATGTTACCGAAGTTACTTGTAAAGCAAATTTGCCTATGTTTTCCGAAGTAGAGTGTATCGACAGTCTTTCTAACGCAGATGCAGCGTGGCCTGAAGACCATTCAAAAAAAG TTGCGCTTGTAGAATCCATCGAAAAGGTTGCCGAAGATGGAGATGGTTACTCTACAGAATCGAGTATGCCTCCCCTAGAAATATCGAACGATGCCGTTCATATTTTGGACGAATCACTTGAACAATTTTCTGATGAAGGTTGTAGTAGATACTCAACACAAG ATTCGCTTGCTGAATTTATCGAAGAGGTTACTGAAGATTATTGCTCTGCAGAGTCGTTCATGCTTCCCCTAGAAATATCGAGCGATGACGGTCTCCATAATTCGGAGGAGCAACTTGAACAATTACCTGATGAAG TTGAGCTCGTAGAAACTTCTCAAAGTATTGTCAAAGATGTTCGTAAAACaaatttaagtatttttttgcgagaaaagtCGAATGACAGTCGTGATATGAATGCGACACCTGAGCAAAAAACTGAAGGAG ATCCCACCTCAATAGATTCACAGAACTGTTTGCCCGATCTGACGAAAGCGACGGATGATGTGAATGCACTCGACGACGATGAAATTGGTAATGGTATTTCTGTCAGTCCTCACATCAACCATCAATT GAGTGATATCGCTGCCAGTTCAAATAATGAACAATTTGATAAAGCACACGTTAGGCAAACACTGCGAGTGGAACTAGTGCGAGTGACAACCCAACAACCAAACTGTAACGATGAGCTAAATGCGTCCCAG CACAATAGGCAGGCCTCTCCTTCAGCTCGGTGCTCAAAGCGCCGAAAAAATGGTGGTGAGAGCCGGATTACTCGCTCTCCGGGCTCtcccaaaaagaaaaaagatctCCCTAGCGTAGCTACCACGATACCAACATCGGACAGCGTTCCAAAAAAG gTGCGAGGAGCATTGATTCAAGATTCAACTGCATACTGTTGCGATGTTTGCGATAAAACGTTTTCCGTGAAACGGTGTTGGACAAGACACCAGCAAAGTCATTTGAAGCTGTTTCAATGCCAAAAATGTGACAAACGGTTTGCTAGAAAATACCACCTCAATAGACATCAAACAACTCATACTGAAACAAGACCCTACAAATGTGACATTTGTGACGCAAGATTCAAGAACAATTACGACAAATTAAGGCACCAACGACGTATGCACTGTCACTTGTTTCGAGTGCGATATTTGTGGCAAACTGTTTATCCATAA